A portion of the Candidatus Thiopontia autotrophica genome contains these proteins:
- a CDS encoding SIS domain-containing protein, producing MFKSVLDEHIEIVTALRNMESEVTEAAQKIGDSLQHGGKLLLMGNGGSAADAQHIAAELVVRYQKARRALPAIALTTDSSILTATGNDFDFNQIFSRQIEALARPGDVVVGISTSGESVNVIKALRAAKEQGVATIGLTGEIGGGVGEISDQTISVPSTITARVQEAHILIAHFWCEKIEEQW from the coding sequence ATGTTCAAGTCAGTACTGGATGAACACATTGAGATTGTTACAGCTCTTCGAAATATGGAGAGTGAGGTCACTGAGGCTGCCCAGAAAATTGGAGACTCTCTACAGCATGGTGGGAAGCTGTTGCTGATGGGGAATGGGGGGAGTGCAGCCGACGCACAACATATTGCAGCAGAGCTAGTTGTCCGTTATCAAAAAGCAAGAAGGGCACTGCCAGCGATTGCGTTGACTACAGATAGCTCAATTCTTACCGCAACTGGCAACGATTTTGATTTTAACCAGATCTTTAGCAGACAAATTGAGGCACTAGCCAGGCCGGGAGATGTTGTGGTGGGGATCTCAACCTCCGGGGAGAGCGTGAATGTGATCAAGGCGTTGCGTGCTGCAAAAGAGCAGGGGGTAGCTACTATAGGGCTAACCGGTGAGATTGGTGGTGGCGTCGGCGAGATTTCTGATCAGACAATTTCTGTCCCCTCTACCATTACTGCCAGGGTTCAAGAGGCGCATATTCTGATTGCCCATTTCTGG